The Polluticoccus soli sequence TTTAATACCTGTCGTTAAGGCAGGAATTAGTTCAGTTTAATTTCTTCAGCCAGCAATTTAGCATAGTCGTTTTGCGCGTCGGCACCAGCCAGTTGTTTGCGCAGTACTTTCTCAGCTACTTCTACAGCCAGGTTGCCTATCTCGTTCTTAACTTCAGTAAGAGCGGCCATTTTCTGCTGCTGAATTTGTTGTGATGCGTCGGCCATCATTTTATCAGTGATAGCTTTAGTATCTTCTTTTGCTTTGCCTATGATGCGCTCGTATTCGTCTTTAGCTTCTTTCAGGATCTGAGAGCGTTTTTCACGAGCATCAGCCATGATCTTTTCGTTCTCAGCTTGCATCTGGCCCATTTCTTTCTTCAGGCGTTCAGCAGAAGCGATAGAATCAGCGATGCCTGTTTCGCGCTCGCTCAGTGCATTCAGGATGGGTTTCCATGCAAACTTGCGCAGGATGAAAAACACAGCAAGAAACGCGATCAGCGTCCAGACAAATAAGCCTAATTCGGGAGTAAGCAAATCCATAATTATCTATTTATAGTATTGTTTTCGTTTGTTGTTTCTTCTCATCAAAAAAAAATAACTGCGCCCATCGCCCTGTGCTTTGGGCGCAGTTAAAAAGTTGTACTTACAGTACGATAGCCAGCAGACCAGCGATAACGCCGAACAGGGCAACGCCCTCTACGAAGGCAGCTGTAAGGATCATGTTAGCACGGATGTCGCCAGAAGCTTCTGGTTGACGAGCGATAGATTCTACCGCACCTTTACCGATTTGACCGATACCAACGCCTGCACCCAGTGCAGCGATACCAGCACCGATAGCACCACCTGCAGCGGCTGTACCATCAATTGCTAACAAAACTGTGTTTAACAAAGACATGTTATATGGATTTTTGATGAAAAAACTAATTAAGCAATGATCTCTTCTTTCGAAACGTTGTATTTCTGACCAGTCTCAGGATTGTGTGCATGATAGTCTTCATGCGCATGATCGTGTTGGTGTCCTTCTTCAATAGCCTGGCCGATGAACACAGCTGTCAGGTTAGTAAAGATGAACGCCTGGATAGCTGCTACCAGCAACTCAAGGAAGAACATGAATATCGAGAAAGCCAGTGATACCGGTACAAAGCCCCAACCGGCTACTTCGCTCAGTGCACCGAAGATGAAGATCATAGAGATAACGCTCAGGATTACGATGTGGCCAGCAAGGATGTTGGCGAAAAGACGTATCATGAGGGCGATGGGTTTGATGAACAGCGAGATGATCTCGATAGGTACCAGCAAAAACTTAACACCCAGGGGTACTCCCGGAGGGTTGAACAGGTGGCCCCAGAAATGCTTGTTACCGCTGAACACCATTACCAGGAAAGCTACTACTGCGAGGCAAGCCGTAACTGCGATGTTGCCGGTAAAATTGGCACCACCTGGCAGCAGACCCAGCAGGTTGTTGATCCAGATAAAGAAGAAGATGGTAAGCAGCAGCGGCATATAGCGCATGTACTTATGACCCAGGTTAGGTTTACCAACTTCGTCGCGGATGAAAGTCAGAACAGGCTCCAGTGCATTCTGCATGCCGGTAGGAGCTTTCATTACGCCGTTCTTTTTATACTTACCAGCAACGCTCAGCATGATCCACAGCAGCAATACTACTGAGATGATCATTGACAGTACGTTCTTGGTAATAGAGAAGTCGATGATAGAAGCGCCGTCTTCAGAAACGATCTTTTCTTTCATGCCGTGCTGCAGGCTGTAGCCTTCGTGGCTGGCATGACCGTGCTCGAACTTTGAAGCTGAGAACGTAGAAAGACCTTTCTCAGGATGCCAGATCATCACAGGCAGCGACATGCTCACCGGCTCACCGTTCACGTCGAACAGGTGCCAGTAGTGAGAATCGCTAATGTGACCGAAGATAACTTCGGAAGCATTGAAGCCTTTTTTCTCTTCATGCTGACCTTCGTGACCAGCCGCAGCAGCTTCGTGCTGGGCAGGCTCGTGGCCTTCTTCGTGTTGAGCAATAGCTTTATTAGATACGCTAAACAGCGCAAAAGTCAATATCAGTACGGAAAACAGACGTCTGGAAATCATTACGCAGCCCTGAAATTTTGCGCAAAGATACTAGTTTTCGGTCAAGAAAAAAGTGTGATAATCTTTTTTATAGCAGACAGTTTAAAAGCACTTAATACATTATTTATTTTACACATATTGTTTGACATTCAGCACTTAGTAATTTGCGGCCGAATTCAGTTTTTTCATGAATAAATGGCAAACCGTTAAAGGTTACCTCCTTCAGCACCGGGTCATCCTATTTATATATGTAGCAGTTACGGTCATCGCCAGCGTGCACCTGTACTCGCTGGGCAATTCCCACGAATTTGCAGGCAGGCTCTATACCGAATACAATAACTACGTCATTTTCAAGCAGTCGTTCTTCCACCTGCTCAATGGTAAGGATCTATATGCCTGGCATCTAGACGACCAGTGGGACCTTTTTAAATACAGCCCTGCTTTCGCCCTTTGTATGGGTTTGCTGGCCTGGATGCCCGATGTGATTGGCCTTGTGTTCTGGAACCTGGCCAATGCACTGGCCGTCTATGTGACTATCAGGATGCTGCCTTTCGACAAGAAAAAGACCAGCCTCCTGCTGTGGTTTATCTTGCTGGAACTGCTCACCTCGCTGCAAAGCGCCCAGAGTAACGGCCTGATGGCTGCCTGCATGATCGGCGCTGTTGCCTTAATGGAACGTCGTAAGCCTTTCTGGGCCACCTTCCTGATCATGGCGGCTACTTTTATTAAGGTATATGGTATTATCGGGCTGGCTATTTTTCTGTTTTACCCGGATAAGATCAAGTTCATATTATATACGGCCTTCTGGACTGTGGTCATGTTCTTTATACCCCTTGTGGTGCTGACACCAGCGGGATTAATGGTCCAATACCAAAGCTGGGTCGACATGATGGCGCACGACCAGTCCGTATCCTACGGTTTTTCTGTCATGGGCTGGCTGCACAGCTGGTTTGGCCTGTCGGGAGCCAAAAACGTCGTGACACTCCTTGGGATTTTCCTGTTCTTTCTACCGTTAGTGCGGGTTAAGCAATATGGGAACCAGGTCTTCAGGCTATTGTTCCTTGCATTTATGCTCATCTGGGTTATTATATTCAACCACAAGGCTGAGTCATCTAC is a genomic window containing:
- the atpB gene encoding F0F1 ATP synthase subunit A, translated to MISRRLFSVLILTFALFSVSNKAIAQHEEGHEPAQHEAAAAGHEGQHEEKKGFNASEVIFGHISDSHYWHLFDVNGEPVSMSLPVMIWHPEKGLSTFSASKFEHGHASHEGYSLQHGMKEKIVSEDGASIIDFSITKNVLSMIISVVLLLWIMLSVAGKYKKNGVMKAPTGMQNALEPVLTFIRDEVGKPNLGHKYMRYMPLLLTIFFFIWINNLLGLLPGGANFTGNIAVTACLAVVAFLVMVFSGNKHFWGHLFNPPGVPLGVKFLLVPIEIISLFIKPIALMIRLFANILAGHIVILSVISMIFIFGALSEVAGWGFVPVSLAFSIFMFFLELLVAAIQAFIFTNLTAVFIGQAIEEGHQHDHAHEDYHAHNPETGQKYNVSKEEIIA
- the atpF gene encoding F0F1 ATP synthase subunit B produces the protein MDLLTPELGLFVWTLIAFLAVFFILRKFAWKPILNALSERETGIADSIASAERLKKEMGQMQAENEKIMADAREKRSQILKEAKDEYERIIGKAKEDTKAITDKMMADASQQIQQQKMAALTEVKNEIGNLAVEVAEKVLRKQLAGADAQNDYAKLLAEEIKLN
- a CDS encoding glycosyltransferase family 87 protein, whose protein sequence is MNKWQTVKGYLLQHRVILFIYVAVTVIASVHLYSLGNSHEFAGRLYTEYNNYVIFKQSFFHLLNGKDLYAWHLDDQWDLFKYSPAFALCMGLLAWMPDVIGLVFWNLANALAVYVTIRMLPFDKKKTSLLLWFILLELLTSLQSAQSNGLMAACMIGAVALMERRKPFWATFLIMAATFIKVYGIIGLAIFLFYPDKIKFILYTAFWTVVMFFIPLVVLTPAGLMVQYQSWVDMMAHDQSVSYGFSVMGWLHSWFGLSGAKNVVTLLGIFLFFLPLVRVKQYGNQVFRLLFLAFMLIWVIIFNHKAESSTFIIAVSGVGIWYFAGEPVTWKKVLLWVVFIFTCLSPTDLFPAPVRQNILVPYVAKVVPCIAVWLLVCYELMTMKRTTHVTHQ
- the atpE gene encoding ATP synthase F0 subunit C — translated: MSLLNTVLLAIDGTAAAGGAIGAGIAALGAGVGIGQIGKGAVESIARQPEASGDIRANMILTAAFVEGVALFGVIAGLLAIVL